One Chanodichthys erythropterus isolate Z2021 chromosome 10, ASM2448905v1, whole genome shotgun sequence DNA segment encodes these proteins:
- the spp1 gene encoding osteopontin produces MKTLIVLTLLIATVFCLPVKRSASSSESSEELVAVQQPPPILRKAAANMFEAEPTQTTPADSNESTDSADDTEEADEESETDENKEENGTDSSESESGETETTAVPSTVEPSLDPIINTGRGDSMGYPGDYKKTIVYVDANDFEKRPSPYKSYSSEKLGGLTFVSKKHDQSINDVEKEIKLYKALQVHDTPLEEEDTSTPEVENMEPNDRQVALGSQEIVPAGNQESDSEGASAGDAPADSASASASQEENEEESDSSPSSEDTTATPGAADSDEDSAQSTESQESDSDEIITQTTEASIVTAK; encoded by the exons ATGAAGACTCTTATCGTTTTAACGCTCCTCATTGCCACAGTCTTCTGCCTACCT GTCAAGCGCTCAGCTAGCAGTTCAGAGAGCTCAGAAGAACTTGTTGCTGTTCAACAG CCACCTCCTATTCTCCGAAAAGCTGCTGCTAATATGTTTGAGGCAGAACCTACACAG ACCACACCAGCAGATTCCAATGAAAGCACAGACAGTGCAGATGACACTGAG GAGGCAGATGAGGAATCTGAAACAGATGAGAACAAAGAGGAGAAT GGGACTGATTCCAGTGAAAGTGAATCTGGAGAAACTGAGACCACCGCAGTCCCATCCACAGTAGAGCCCTCACTGGACCCCATCATCAACACAGGCCGAGGAGACAGCATGGGCTACCCTGGCGACTACAAAAAAACCATCGTCTATGTGGACGCAAACGACTTTGAAAAACGACCTTCTCCATACAAGTCCTACAGCAGTGAAAAGTTGGGCGGTTTGACATTCGTGAGCAAGAAGCATGATCAGAGCATCAATGATGTGGAGAAAGAGATTAAACTGTACAAG GCTCTACAGGTGCATGATACTCCTTTGGAGGAGGAGGACACCAGCACCCCAGAGGTGGAAAACATGGAGCCAAACGACCGCCAGGTTGCTCTGGGAAGCCAAGAGATCGTTCCTGCCGGGAACCAAGAGTCAGACAGCGAGGGGGCGAGTGCTGGTGACGCTCCCGCTGACAGCGCAAGCGCCAGTGCCAGCCAGGAGGAAAATGAAGAGGAGTCAGATAGCAGCCCGAGCAGCGAGGATACCACAGCCACGCCTGGAGCTGCAGACAGCGATGAAGACTCCGCACAGAGCACAGAAAGCCAGGAGAGCGATTCGGATGAGATCATCACCCAGACCACCGAGGCTTCCATCGTAACCGCAAAGTAA